The Planctellipticum variicoloris DNA window CTCAAGGCGCCGGGCGTGCCGACCTCCTTCGAACTCAGTCGTCAGCCAGATCTCGACCATCCGCGTCGCGAGGCGATCGCCGATCAGGTCCGCGGACAGACACAGGATGTTGGCATCATTGTGCCGCCGGCTCATCTCGGCCGTCAGGTCGTCGTGACAGGGTGCAGCACGGACTCCCCGAAATTTGTTCGCGACAATGCACATTCCAATGCCGGTTCCGCAGATCAGAATGGCGCGATCGACGACTCCATTCGAGACGGCGCGCGCGGTCTCCGCCGCCAGGTCCGGGTAGTCCACGGTTTCGGGCGTCTGCGGACCGTAATCCAGCGCCTCATGCCCCAGTTCGGTCACCTGCGAAAGGATTTTCTCCTTTACGCCATAGCCGCGGTGATCACTGGCAACTGCAATCTTCATAGTCCCGATCTGCCCTTCCCATCCCCTGCCCCGGCGGCCTCCCGCATTGCCCGGAAGGCCTGCAGTCTGACCCATCGTCCCGCGGGAAACAATCCCGCGTCTGAAGGCTGTCAATTCCTCAAGCATTTCCGGATCGCGGCGGCGCGACTTCGTCGACAACTCGCCGTAAATGCCGCTGTATTTCGTCCTTGCAAGCCTCATAGACTTCGCGACCCGCACCGATCGGATCCGAAATGTCCCCTTCCGCTCCCGCCAGCAGCTCGATCCTCCCGGCCAGATCGGGTCGTTCCGCCAGAATCGCCTGGCGGTGCCCGCGTGTCATCGTAAACACGCGGTCGGCCTGATTCAGCAACCGTTCGGTCAGTGGCTGACTTTCATGATTTCTCAGTTCGACTCTCATTTCCGCCAGGAGGTCGACCGCCTCGCGGGCCGCAGGAGCCCCCACTGGAGCGGCGATTCCGGCCGATGCCACGATGTATCCGTGGTCAACCAGATCGTCGTCCGAACAGTTCAGCCGTTCCGCCAGCATCCGGCGAAAAATCGCCTCCGCCATCGGGCTCCGACAGGTGTTTCCCGTACAGACGAAAAGATAGACCTCGCTCGCCAGCCGTCCCAGCGTCCGGGCCGTCACAACCCCCTGCTGCGTGACTTCCCAGCCGGCGTCCCGAAACAGAATCGAGGTCGTCGCTTCCCCGTAGCGACACGGCCCGTCGTCGATCACTAGATCAATCGCATGACCATGCCGCCGCACGACTTCCGCCGCTGATGTGAGTCCCGGATCGCCCGGCAGCACCGTCTCTCGCGACAGCAGCAGCGGGCCGGGGGACAGTCGCAAAACGCCTTGCAGAACTTCATGAGCGGGAACGCGCAGCGACAGCCGGTTGTCCGCCGCCAGCAACAACGCTTGAGTTTCTCGCGGAAGTGCTTCAAACAACCCGTGGGCGGATTCGCCGGGAAATTGCATAGTCACCGGGCCGGGCCAGCACCGCCGGGCCAATTTTCCGGCCAGAGACGGTGTCGGATCGACATAGTCGGGCAGTTCTTCCGGGACTCGCAGTCCCAGGATGGCTCCTGGGGAGAGGCCGGCGGCAGCAAAGTTTGCGGCGACACCATCGACAAGCGGGGCGCCGGCGACAACATAGAGGGCTTCGGTCGGAAACGCGACGAGCCGTCCGTCGGCCAGATGTTCGCATGCCTGGTGCATGACATCCCGCGGATCATCCGACTTACGGAACTCAAGAATCGGAGGCTTCACGGTCTGGCACGCTTCCAGGCGAATTGAGGCTGACGACAGACCGTCTCCGGGCGGGGGAGTCGGCGTGAGACAAATTCGCCACCGGCAATCGGGGGAAACTACGGAGTCCGACTGGAGATCTCCGTACAGAACTTCTCTCCCAGCATAGACTTGCGCACGCCCGGTCGCAAGCCAGCAGTCGTCGGCAAGCGTCGGTCACTGCGATTCAAATCACCCGCAACTGACGTCAGTCAAACGGGTTATGCGTCGAATGGCCGGTCGCGTGGAGACGGTTTGCGCGCGTCAGCCCCGTCGTCCGAAGACCATCAAAGTAATGTCGTCATTCTGCGGCCGGCCGTTTGCGTGCCGGCGGACGTCCTCGCGCAGGGCGACCCCCAGTTTCGCGGCGGTGCATGGCCCCTGCTCGGTGATGACTTCCATGATGCGCGGCACACCGTACAAGTCGGAAGCCGGATTCATGGCTTCGCTGACGCCGTCGGTGTAGATCACGACGGTTTCCCCAGGCTGAACGATTCGCGTCGCGACGTCGTAGGGAAAATCCTCCATGACGCCGAGCGGGATTCCGATCAGATTGTCGCCAAACTCTTCAATCGTCCCGTCGGCACGTCGCACCATGATCGGCATGTGTCCGGCGTTCACGAGCGACAGTTCTCCGGTCTGCAGATGGATCAGTCCCAGCACAAACGTGACAAATCGCCCCTCGACCGCCTTCGCGCACATCTGGTTGTTGATCCGATACGCGGCTTCGCCCATATCGGCCACGAACTGCACGGTATTGGCAACCACGCTCGACAGCCGGGACATGACCAGCGACGCGGGCACGCCCTTTCCGGCAACGTCGCCGAAGGCGATGCAGATTCGATCCTCACCGAGGCGCAGGCAGTCGTAATAGTCGCCGCCGACCGCCTGGGCCGAATCGTAGGACGCAAAGAAGTCCCAGCCGTCGACGGTGGGGAGCGATTCCGGCAGCAGCGCCCGCTGCACGTTCATCGCGATATCCATCTCGCGATCCTGCTTTTCCTTTTCCAGAGCGGTGGTCAGCAGCCGGGCCGACTCGTAGGAGAGCGCCGCCTGTCCGGCGACGGCGACGAGCAGATCCAGATCGTCTTCCTTGAATTGATTGAATGCATTCTGCGTGTCGATGTGGATGACGCCCATCACTTCCGCGTCGAGCCCCAGCATCGGGACGCACATCATCGACCGGATCGTCAGGTTGGAAATCGACTCGCTGGCCTCGAACCGGGAATCGTTGGTCGCGTCGGCCGACAGGACGCCGGTCTTCTTTTCGAGCACAGTTTTCAAGATCGTCCGGCTCAGCTTGACCGACTCGTCGTCACCGGCCCGTCGGTGTCGATAGGCCTTGGGAATCAGCTTGCCGGTTTCCGGATGCTTGAACAGGATGCTGCCGCGGTCCGCGTGCGGGAAGATCTTGAACAGCGTTTCCAGGATGCGCGGCAGCAGGGCTTCCAGATCGACCGTGCCGGCGAGGCTGCGACTGATTTCCAGGACGGCTTTGAGCTTGGCTTCCGGCTGCACATCGAGGTTGCCAAACCCCCCCACCGAACCGGTCTGCCCCATGATCGAGGAGACGTCGTCATCCGCCAGACTGTAGGGGTCGACTTCGATCGTCCCGCCGCCGCTTGTGAACGATTCGCTCTGAGGGACCGGAGCTGCGCTGACAGCCTCGGTTTCATACCTCAGCAGCAGCGGCCCCAGCTTGATCCGGTCCTGATGCTTGAGAACCGTCGATCCTTCGATCTTCTTGCCGTTGACGAAGGTTCCGTTGCCGCTGCCGAGATCTTCGATGGAAAAGCCGTCGCCCCGGCGGAACACACGCGCGTGCTTTCGCGAGACCATATTGGAGTTGAGCTGGACGGTGCACTCGGGATGACGGCCGAGCACCGCCTCTTCTCCCGAAATTTCATAGGGCAACGCCTGCCCCTCCTGCAGCAATACCAGCCTGGCCATGAAAGTTGATCCCCGCAAACATCCCCAGATTCGACGGCAGCGCTGCGTCTCGATTCTACGTCACATTCGGGACGATCTACACTCCGAAAATCGACTCGACGTTTCCCCGCAGGACCTGCCGCCCCAGAGCCAGCGCCTCGGATTCCGACCACCGACGGTCAATGACGAAGTCCTGCGTCAGGATCCGGGCCAGAATCTGCCGGTACATCTGGAACTTCGGCCAGCCGAACTCCAGTTTGTACATGTCGCTGTAGTAGCCGATCTGCTTCGTCCGCGGCACCGCCTGCAGTCGGGCGCGGCAATCCGGCTCGATATAGGCGGGAATGTTGGAGTACCACCAGTGTCCGTTGGTGACGACATTGGGGAAAATCCAGCTATAGCTGACCAGTTCGTGGTTGCTGATCTGAGCCAGAACGGAGATTGGAAATGTCACGGTCGGAAAGGCGTTGAACAGCGCCTGATACTGGATCAGCGAAACCCTTTGATCGAACAGATCCTGCCCCTGGAAGACGCCTGTCGGATAGACCCGCCGGTTGACGCCGATCATCAGGTCGAACGGCAAGCGATATTCCGCACATGACTCCGTCAACGTCCAGAACACGAACTGACTCAGCTGGACCGATTCGTCCGCCGATAAGTCCTTGCCAGTCAACAGCTTCGACAGCACCGCGTCCGCGTCGGCGGTGCTTACCGCAGCCGGCGCAAACCACGGCGGGAGCGAAATCGCACAGGCCCGCGCCTGGCGGCTCGTAAAATGGCGGAACAGCCCATCGATTGCTTGCCGCAACGATGCCACCCCGCTGATCTCGATTCCGGTCGCTTTCGTCAGCCGCTGTCGTGTCTCGGTCTTTGCCAGATGAAACACCAGATCGTCGGTACGCAGGCAGGGAATGTATCGATGGGTATCGAACCCCTGGAGCGAGTCGTCAAAATCGTTCGTGAGAAACACCCGCTCCAGACCGCTCTGCCGCAGACATTGTGTCTCCCAGTCCGGCTCGGCCATCTTCGCCTGCGCCCGGTCGTACAGGGACTCCCAGTTGGCGGGCGTGATCCGGTCGTCGGTCAACCCGAAGAATCGCTGGCACAGCGCGACCAGCCAGCTCACTTGCACGGTGTTATCCAGCCGATCGAGGCACTCCACCAGCCGGCCGACTTTCGTTTTCGGATCCAGCCCGGGCTCTTCAATCTGCCCCTTCGCCAGCCCTGCCGAATGCGCCAGCTCGGTGTAGTAGTGATAGCCCAGCAGGTCGGCGAGCGTTTCAGATGCCGCCGAGCAGGGATTGATGTGCGAATGGGGATCGATCAGGACGATCTTGTCGAGTTCGGCCAGGAGTCGATGTTCCAGCTCGGCAGACATGTACAATCACTTTCGACGGGAATTTTTCGGACAGTCCCTTCCGGCTGCGAGAAGGCCCGTCAAGTGTCACCCGCAACGCTCACCGATGCAAGGACGGCGTCGCCCCGGAAGCCCTACCTGTCTCGATCTGATGGCAATTCTGCCGAAGACATCCGATTCAAAAGCAAGATTCGGGGCGCTCCGCAGGCGGCCGGCCCGCAAACTGGGTTCAATGAAGGCTGAACCCGCATCCCCGGAACGATGTCATGCCAGCGATCAACCTCCCCTACTCCACCATCGAAGATCGCTGGGAGGCTGTCGTCGCCCGCGATCCGCGCGCCGACGGTCGCTTCTGGTACTCAGTCCGCTCGACAGGGGTCTTCTGCCGTCCCTCCTGCGCATCGCGAACGGCCCGACGGGAGAATGTCCATTTCCATGATTCGATCCTGGACGCGCAGCGAGCCGGTTTCCGCCCCTGCAAACGCTGCCGGCCCGACGAGCCGGCCCTCAGCGACCGTCGCGCCACCCTGATTGCCGCCGCCTGCCGCCTGATCGAGACTGCGTCCTCTCCTCCGACGCTGATCGCGCTCGCCCGATCCCTCGGCGTCAGCCCTCACCACCTGCATCGCACGTTCAAATGCATCACCGGCCTCACGCCCAAAGTCTACGCCTCCGCCCGCCGGGCCGAACGCGTTCGAGCCGCGCTGCCACAATCCCCGACGGTGACCGCAGCGGTCTACGAGGCGGGCTTTCAAGCCCCCTCGCGGTTTTATGAAACTGCTCCCCGGACGCTGGGCATGCCGGCTACCTGCTATCGCGATGGCGGTCGCGGCCTGACCATCCACTACGCTCTCAGCCCATGCTCGCTCGGTGAAGTTCTCGTCGCCGCCACCGCCTCCGGCCTGTGCGCAGTGCTGCTGGGCGACATGCCTGCCCCGCTCCTGGCCGACCTTCAGCGGCGTTTCCCTCACGCCACTCTGCTGGCGGCGAGTTCCGAATTTGCCGCCACGGTCGCCGAAGTCGTCCAATTGATCGAAACGCCGCAACAGGGTCTCTCCCTGCCGCTCGCAGTCCGGGGAACGGCTTTTCAGCAGCGGGTCTGGCAGGCTCTGACGGAGATCCCGCCGGGGGAAACCGTCACCTACGCCGAACTGGCGCGCCGCATCGGCGTTCCGTCCGCAGTCCGCGCAGTCGCCACGGCCTGCGCCGCCAACCCGGTCGCCG harbors:
- the rpiB gene encoding ribose 5-phosphate isomerase B, coding for MKIAVASDHRGYGVKEKILSQVTELGHEALDYGPQTPETVDYPDLAAETARAVSNGVVDRAILICGTGIGMCIVANKFRGVRAAPCHDDLTAEMSRRHNDANILCLSADLIGDRLATRMVEIWLTTEFEGGRHARRLEKINQLERSNCCPPVPAPGG
- a CDS encoding Sua5/YciO/YrdC/YwlC family protein — protein: MKPPILEFRKSDDPRDVMHQACEHLADGRLVAFPTEALYVVAGAPLVDGVAANFAAAGLSPGAILGLRVPEELPDYVDPTPSLAGKLARRCWPGPVTMQFPGESAHGLFEALPRETQALLLAADNRLSLRVPAHEVLQGVLRLSPGPLLLSRETVLPGDPGLTSAAEVVRRHGHAIDLVIDDGPCRYGEATTSILFRDAGWEVTQQGVVTARTLGRLASEVYLFVCTGNTCRSPMAEAIFRRMLAERLNCSDDDLVDHGYIVASAGIAAPVGAPAAREAVDLLAEMRVELRNHESQPLTERLLNQADRVFTMTRGHRQAILAERPDLAGRIELLAGAEGDISDPIGAGREVYEACKDEIQRHLRRVVDEVAPPRSGNA
- a CDS encoding SpoIIE family protein phosphatase produces the protein MARLVLLQEGQALPYEISGEEAVLGRHPECTVQLNSNMVSRKHARVFRRGDGFSIEDLGSGNGTFVNGKKIEGSTVLKHQDRIKLGPLLLRYETEAVSAAPVPQSESFTSGGGTIEVDPYSLADDDVSSIMGQTGSVGGFGNLDVQPEAKLKAVLEISRSLAGTVDLEALLPRILETLFKIFPHADRGSILFKHPETGKLIPKAYRHRRAGDDESVKLSRTILKTVLEKKTGVLSADATNDSRFEASESISNLTIRSMMCVPMLGLDAEVMGVIHIDTQNAFNQFKEDDLDLLVAVAGQAALSYESARLLTTALEKEKQDREMDIAMNVQRALLPESLPTVDGWDFFASYDSAQAVGGDYYDCLRLGEDRICIAFGDVAGKGVPASLVMSRLSSVVANTVQFVADMGEAAYRINNQMCAKAVEGRFVTFVLGLIHLQTGELSLVNAGHMPIMVRRADGTIEEFGDNLIGIPLGVMEDFPYDVATRIVQPGETVVIYTDGVSEAMNPASDLYGVPRIMEVITEQGPCTAAKLGVALREDVRRHANGRPQNDDITLMVFGRRG
- a CDS encoding glucuronate isomerase, producing the protein MSAELEHRLLAELDKIVLIDPHSHINPCSAASETLADLLGYHYYTELAHSAGLAKGQIEEPGLDPKTKVGRLVECLDRLDNTVQVSWLVALCQRFFGLTDDRITPANWESLYDRAQAKMAEPDWETQCLRQSGLERVFLTNDFDDSLQGFDTHRYIPCLRTDDLVFHLAKTETRQRLTKATGIEISGVASLRQAIDGLFRHFTSRQARACAISLPPWFAPAAVSTADADAVLSKLLTGKDLSADESVQLSQFVFWTLTESCAEYRLPFDLMIGVNRRVYPTGVFQGQDLFDQRVSLIQYQALFNAFPTVTFPISVLAQISNHELVSYSWIFPNVVTNGHWWYSNIPAYIEPDCRARLQAVPRTKQIGYYSDMYKLEFGWPKFQMYRQILARILTQDFVIDRRWSESEALALGRQVLRGNVESIFGV
- the ada gene encoding bifunctional DNA-binding transcriptional regulator/O6-methylguanine-DNA methyltransferase Ada: MPAINLPYSTIEDRWEAVVARDPRADGRFWYSVRSTGVFCRPSCASRTARRENVHFHDSILDAQRAGFRPCKRCRPDEPALSDRRATLIAAACRLIETASSPPTLIALARSLGVSPHHLHRTFKCITGLTPKVYASARRAERVRAALPQSPTVTAAVYEAGFQAPSRFYETAPRTLGMPATCYRDGGRGLTIHYALSPCSLGEVLVAATASGLCAVLLGDMPAPLLADLQRRFPHATLLAASSEFAATVAEVVQLIETPQQGLSLPLAVRGTAFQQRVWQALTEIPPGETVTYAELARRIGVPSAVRAVATACAANPVAVAIPCHRVIRADGSLAGYFWGLERKAELLRRETAAD